AAAATAACCCTAAACAGACTTGCCTTTTTTCTATGAGCTCACTGGCGATGGTCCACACACACGTGCCAGGAAGGACGTCTCGGTCAAAGACACACAGCTTCAGGTTGTATTCAGTCTGTTCCAACTGTTTGATCATCTCATGGACAAACTGGAAGTCATTCTGACAGTAGCAGATGAAGGCATCAAAGGTCTCCGGTATTAGTCCTGTTGAAGACAATGATTAGTTTGGTAAACTGCTAACTAACTCCACAGTGCATTCAGACTGATCAAGGAAAAACTCACCTTGTGGATCATCAAACAGCGTGATGCCTTCTCGCTCCTGCGTGCGGGGCCCGCAGCTGTCCACCACTGGAACCTGGACGGGCTTCCTCAGTTGTCTTTCCAAATACTTCCTGCAGTCATCATCTGTGCAGAAACACCATTAAGATACAATAACACTTAGTTGGGGACTTTCGCTATTGTCCAAAATAGTCAATGTCATCTCATGTTTTGAATAGTCATTTCCTCTTGTAGTCAAGATTAGTCATTCTTTTCTCAATCATGGTCTTTGAGCACATATGTGTTCAAAAGGtgtaatgtaataatatattgcaatatttttAGGGGGGCATGGCGTCTCacttattgtgaataaaattgtATTAGACAAGAACTGCAATAAAACGTGatcttattcatttttttttttttctgggttaATACTGTATAAACAAGGAACTATATAATAATAGCAACAATAATACTATAATACTACtacaatactaatattaataataatacatttcacTATATAAAGCActtaattacttttaattatttaaaatatttaataattgtataatatattttaatcattaattattaaCATATTAGTAGCAACagtaataatagtaaatatgtcgtattatttatttatattattatagcaAGCTAGATTATATCACATGAagtatatataacaatatataaaaaaaattaatataaataaaatgtggaTGACATACCTATAATCTCTTTGAGGTCTGATATAACATCTTTCCTTTCGGCTTTTTCTAAAATCGACAGTAAATTTGCTACTGTGGCCTCTGGACGAGTTTCCCACTCCGTTAAAACCTTTTCAAAGGGATAGTCTCTTTTCTCGAAATTTTTGATCTCCAGGTAGGTAAAGTCCATCATTTCGGCGACTGTCCTCCAGTCTGCTGCCACTGTGTTTTGTGGATTTAAATACAGTCCCAGTTTCTTTCGGAAATTACAGTTTAAAGCTGTCACGGGAATCACCGCATGGTCTATGCTTGACTTTGATGCCATATTTATGGGCAAAACCTCACTGTTATCCACTGACGTTGTTAATCCCCTCGTTTAACTAGAGAAGAGAacgttatttaaaaagtatCTTAAAGTGTCATTTCCTGAAGCTACCAATAAACTGAAGGAAATCAAAACTTACGAACAGTAGTGTGCTACGCAGTACAGAACACTGAACAACTATTATGTTGTTTAAAGTCGAGTGAAGATGAGGAAATGTTCGCAAAAAAAGCGTCAGAGAGAAATGACGAAATAAGCGTACAGCCAATTGACTCATGAGCTCGCGAAGTTTACGTAAAAAAAGGGAGGATGGACTGTTTCAGGATCGGCTGTTAGAATTCCGTGCGTCATAGAGAGAATGGTCAAACGCTGATCTCAGGCCTGCTCCCAAGGACACAGAGCTCAACACCAAATATGGACAATTTCCGAACTAAAGTTGACTGGAGGAAAAAGACGTAATGGTCTCCTTTGCAGGAGCGTTTTGGTTAAATGTATCGAATATTagaaaaaataattgttaatgttgtctaaatttcattttattgataATGTTGTCTAATTATAATTTAGACAACACTAACAGTAAACTGAACAGAGAATGCTCcgaaaaaattaaatcaaattaatgTGGTCTACGTGTTTGGaaagtaaaaaactaaaaacactttAGTTCAAACAATGAAATTCTTGAAAAAACAAACGTTGGCaaagatattttacaaaaaaagaagtgaagcaattgttttaaaatattaatatgtttGTCCAGCGGTTTAACCAACATGCAGGAAACAATTTTGTTGTCATGTGACGACCCCTttagaatattacatattttgtgAAAGTGCACATTTTGTACAGGTCAAGTGAAGTAACCTTTGATTTAAAGTCCTTGATATtcagaacttaaaaaaaaaaaagatgtaagaAATGTATTGTAGTACTCTTGACTAGTGATCATAGATCTGAGCGCACAGCTGTCTTACAGCCTTTTCCCTCGCTTTTCAAAACCAAACTGAAACATGGGGCACTTCTCACTTCCTATTTCCGAATAAATGAAGAAAATACTCTGAATGTGCactttattaaaactttttGACAGTTTGTTTCTAATTTACATGATATATCATTGTTTCATGTGAGAAATGCAAAACTCCCCcctccaaaaaaaataaaataaaataataatttttaggtcagaaaaaaaaaaaaactggaaaaaaaaaaactggaaaaaaagcttcataaaCTTTTCAACATCCTTTACTAAACCAGGACATTTGCAGGGATTTATGAAAACaaccaaaaatacaaaattgtattcaatacaatatatacaaacacatgaaaattaGAGCTGCATTTTGTCATAATGTCCTCAAAATATGAGCAGCAGTTTCTGTATCTGCGTGTGAAAACAGATTCAGAAAGAGCAACCCAAAACCACAATATTTTTCATTTCCCCTTCCTCATTCCATTCTGTAACCTGTGACCTGAGCAGATGCCCTATTATTATTTGTGAAGCAGCTCAAGAAAAAGCACTAATCCACTACATCTCATCCTCAGAAACTCTTTTTCTTGGAGAAGTAGAAGTCAATGCCTCTGTCTTTGTGTTGTCTTGGTGTGTAAGATGAGCCCTTCCTCCCTTTTGTTGATGATGGACCAGACTGAAAAAGAAACCACAATTATATTGCGttactttttttaatacaaGCTTGCATTTGTCACTAATAGTCAATAACAATCGGTTGTTAATAATCTTACTGATTTGTTGTTGACATGACGGCTCCACTCAGGCGCTATGACGATGGGGGAAGGGTATGTGTCGTTGAGCGAAACCTTGGCGTGTGAGAGTGCCGAGTTGCTGAGGGTCCAGGGCGTGTGCACGTCCCCACCTTTAATACCTCCAAGCTCTGGAACCCACTGTCGGACATAGTCCCCCTTCACAGATACAACATTTAGTGTCAATTTTGTGCAGAAAAATGCCTTATCCTGCATTAAACTCTCAGACACATCAGACGCATGTGTAACTTCCTCTTCCTATATTTACACTTACATTTATAGCAGAACCTGCTTACTTAAGTGAcaataaaaagcatttaaaagtgGAAAATACCAGGAAGTGCATTTACAAATATGATTCACATCAGTTTAGGCCATAAAAGCGATTGatcattttaatcatttaaacatCCATTTTATTTGCTGATATTAGATTTGCTGTAATTGAACTTATCATTcaaatttttttacatttatttatttgtatatatatatatatatatatatatatatatatatatatatatatatatatatatatatatatatatatatatatatatatatatatatagacacaaaTACTAAAAGCAGCTAAAAAGCAGCTgttgattattttttaatgatcattttaaccatttaaaaattcatttaatttactGATTTTAGATAAAATTGTACTTGAGCACTTTTAgttcaaatattattttattagattttttattttattttgggtaACCCTTTATTTTACTTTGTTCCCTTTTTacacgttacatgtagttactatagtaataactataaattattcataattacactgtaacaagtgTAAGTGTAATAAGTGTaaccttattttgttttttaaaattgattttaatgttctataataatttttttttttttttactaaaggCTGTTAATTGTTACTAAGCTGttaatttaattacaatttATTCTGACATTATTTTCCCTTTCCGACTTTGGTTTTCCTTGaattgttttataataattttactgtataaattatgttccattgtgacaacttacccctATAGTATGCATGCAGAACTTTTTATCACAAAAGTTCAATATATAAAGTAAACTTTATATTTTCTccttggtaaaaaaaaaacaaaaaaacaaaaaacaaaaaaaacaaacctacttttaaaaataataataaacctttaaaggtgccctagaatcaaaaattgaatttacctcggcattgaataacaagagttcagtacatggaaaagacatacatttagtttcaaactccattgcttcctccttcttatataaatctcatttgtttaaaagacctctgaagaacaggcgaatctcaacataacaccatcTGTTAcctaacagtcgggatcattaatatgtacgcccccaatatttgcatatgtataactgcacttatagtcggGAGCTtgggagggcagggagcgagagatttaaaggggccgcagcctgaatcggtgcatagttaatgatgccccaaaataggcagttaaaaaaatgaatttaaaaaaaaatctatggggtattttgagctgaaacttcacagacacattcaggggacaccttagacttatattacatcttttgaaaagatgttctacggcacctttaaaaataaacctACCCTGAGAAACATTCACTGGAGTAAAAAGTGTGACAGCTAGACAACTAGTCTCTCTTACTTTTTTGTTTAGATGTAGGATACTAACAAAATGTATGAATCAGAATGcaggggccatattcacaaaacattttatcttaccactaagagttctcctaaatagcagtaaaagttcttagctaagagttttctcttaaaacctattcacaaagctgctgagacaaacttttactaaggaatagactgaagtcttaagctaagagtaagggcggggttgacctcgttgctatggagtaaacacacagtgattggctgatgggggaggagtcagcgatttaatcatagaaatattgtagaatgaggtatcatgtttccatattaaaataaaggttttaaaaaaaaaatactgccctattcaaataaatatttttttaataaaaatgttcccacagtcaaaataaaatgttgagatatttttgccataaaatgtaggctaagtgtcactaattaaactagtatatacagttaattgtccacctcttggttGTCTGTatctcaagagaatgcagaattcaaccgacaaaatatgttttataaacaaagtttgggagaaacacattcaaacggtcTTTCTAATCAGCACGAGAAGAGGAATAAATACAcagacgatatatatatatatatatatatatatatatatatatatatatatatatatatatatatatatatatatatatatttttttttttactctattaaattatttgtaagtgtgaacccatgaaaaccactgccacaggtaatcggacaatatttatttatttgttaaagattaatttatagattcaaatctataaatcatttttttttttattgcattgcattttattgcagttatgaagaaaaggttcagcacccaaggctctatcaCTATTGtctcaatggtgttcagtgtctttgaatggattaggactgtttgtgatttggtcttagtgacttaggagtcctcttgactactcctaacgtttcacagatttaggagctagttttagcactaaaatgctttgtgaaatactcttagagcaaaaatttaggagtcctaaaattaggactgacacgcccattatttttaagagtttctcctaaatctgcaagttaggagctacttttagccttaagatgttttgtgaatacggccccaggtGTTTTTGGTTGTATGTGCTATTACCGTAAGAGACCAGTAAAACTACTACTTACATTGTTGTCATAGTCCAGTCCTTGTTTGATCATGTTAAACTTCCTGTTTTCTCGTGGGTCATTTCCTATTCCGGCACTATAGAGCCAGTTTCCATAGTTGCTGCAGACGTCATGGTCTACCTGACAACAATGAAAGATAAAAGCGCATCAATCAgcggacttgtaacccaaaggttgtGGGTACAAGTCTCAGtactggcaggaaatgtaggtgggaggagtgaatgaacagcgctctcttccactctcattaccaaCAACCTTGAGCAAGGCACGTCACCCCAATCACTTCCCAGGCTCTGAAGcaaaaaatggctgcccactgctctgggtgtgtgttcaatactcactgctctgtgtgtgcacttggatgtgtgagatgcagagcacaaattctgagtatgggacaccatacttggctacatATTACTTTTTTCTTCACTTCAAAGAGTACAGAGCATCAACCCACTCCATCAAATATACTGCAGCAAATGTTTCTCACCAGCAGGTATTCAAACCACTCAGCACCCAGTCTCCAGTCTAAACCCAAGTCCTTGGTCAGAAAGCTGGCCACATTTTGACGTCCTCTGTTGGACATGAATCCTGTCAGTGCAAGCTCTCTCATATTCGCATCTACGAACGGCACCCCAGTTCTCCCCTCTGGAAATCATGTGAAAAATATTTTGCTATTACTTTACAGAAAATCAattgaaatgtgtatttttcaGTTGATTTACgaaattaagtacaaaattaataATTAGAGGAGATGATTCTCTGAGGGACACATTACCTTTCCATGCATTGAACAATGTCATATCTGTCTTCCAGGACACATGCTTGTCTTGCAGACCTTCAGTTCATGAGGGATGAAATAATTTAAACATCCATTTAATTTgaatattagatattattaGAATGTAAATGAGCACTATAAATCTGTTATTGAAGAACTGGGGGGAGATTTGTTGTATATTATTGCTTATGAtttctctgtttgttttttggtcaTTGTTTTTTTGGCTTTCTTTGCTTAATGTCAGttaaagtttaaataaatgaaaaattaccAAATTTGacttcagcaagaatgcattaatttaaaaaaaagtaacagtaaacatttataatgttaaaaaacattattcaaaGAATCATTGATAAAAgttatcacggtttccacaaaaatattaagcagcactactgtttttaacattgataataataataaatgtttcttgagcagaaaaaacagtatattacaatgatttttgaaggatcatgtgacactgaagactggagaaatgatgctgaaaattcagcaggaataaattatagtttaaaatttcaacagtcattttaaattaataacagttttactgtatttttgattgaataaatgcagccttggtgagcataattgagtgagacttatttcaaaaacttaAAAACTGATATTAAAAActaagtaaaatgtaattatttaaagtaaaatgatTATCTGGAAACTAAAACCAAAAGAGATCAACAGAACACTCAAAACAAATCCAGGCTTACCATTCATATGAAATATTCTGTTTCCATATTTTAAACCCACAAACTTGAAGTAATCTCTCCACAGAAGTTCAAATATCACCCTGGTGAAGACAAATATAGCATTCTTGCAGATAAAAACCTAAAATGTGTTTCTCTTATTTGAAAACATATTCCAGTTCACATTCCTCACCAGTATGTGCTTTGGTTGGCGGTTCGTTCGACCTCATACTGCTTTATCTGCTCAAAGATGTATCTGGGAGATATGCAGCCCAACGCAAGCCTGAAGTACAGTGAAGGAGGGTCAGCATTAGTCTGTGCTTTGCTTATGcattataaaaaacattattttgaagGCTCACCAAGGAGAAAACTTTGTAGAATAGTCCACTCCGATCATGCCATTCCGAGTCTCCTTATAAGTCGCAACGGCATTCTGTGATAAAAcaagaatattaaaaaaaccCTCTCATTGATTGagttatttttaagaaaaaggAAGAGAAGGCCCTACTGTATCCCAGAAGTAATGTTTCAGCCTAGCAAGAGCCTCAGTCTCTCCACCGCGGCACGGGAAGGCCGAGCGGCAGTCCATCGCCGACTCTGAAACCACAgataggaaaaatatcatgatTGTTCTTTGTGGTTAACATAATATGAATTGTTTTTATCCTCCAAATATCCTTCTGGGGATTATTCAGTCATCTGAGAGGAAATCAGAGCACAATTCATATAATACTGCTATAttaagaaagaggaaatatgaGTAGCCGATTCAGCCTTTTTCATCATCCTTCTGACTGTGTTATGTTTTGTATCTAGACATATTGGTTGGGGTTACCAGGTTTACATATATTCCAGTACAGTTACGTAAATCAAGGTACCTGTCTGTCCCAGGCCCTCAAACGTAGGTATAGGACCCTCCTCCAGTCCAAGGGGAAGAGATTTAACCTGTTCCGGGGTGGAAAGGACAGGTCGCACTCTGCCCTGTCCTTCAACCACCTTTCTGAACTGGGTGTAAACGTCAGGTAACCTTTCAAAGACAGTGGaaattaataagaaatttaGTCACACATTTAAATTGCTGACCTCACAAGCACTGAAACTGACACTGTAATTACATCTCAGGTACTAAAAAAGGAAGTTACATCAgcaatgaaactgaaaaataGTTTACAGTACTTTTCTGTAAAGTTTCCTAGGAAAGTTTAACTTGTTTTTCAAAGCTTTGCTAGGATGAAGTTCCTGAATAAGTTGCATGAATGGGCTAAAATAAGTGGTAAAAcaatccattttattttattttttattatataccaGCAACAAAATCTACTTTAATGACAAGAACAGAGTAGTTTAAAACAcaataacaacatttttttttttttgataagtgattattataaaataatgtcttaaataaatatacataaaatgcTATACCGTAAATTCtataaaaaattctaaaaatataCAATTAGAAAATTAGTGATGTCGTGTTTTGCATCATTCTCAGATAACGTTTTATTACACACTTTTGCAATCAAGTTCCCATTTGGAAAAATCGTTGAAAGTACAGTGTAAGGa
The nucleotide sequence above comes from Chanodichthys erythropterus isolate Z2021 chromosome 23, ASM2448905v1, whole genome shotgun sequence. Encoded proteins:
- the myd88 gene encoding myeloid differentiation primary response protein MyD88, whose product is MASKSSIDHAVIPVTALNCNFRKKLGLYLNPQNTVAADWRTVAEMMDFTYLEIKNFEKRDYPFEKVLTEWETRPEATVANLLSILEKAERKDVISDLKEIIDDDCRKYLERQLRKPVQVPVVDSCGPRTQEREGITLFDDPQGLIPETFDAFICYCQNDFQFVHEMIKQLEQTEYNLKLCVFDRDVLPGTCVWTIASELIEKRCKRMVVVISDDYLDSDACDFQTKFALSLCPGARTKRLIPVVYKTMKKPFPSILRFLTICDYTRPCTQTWFWTRLAKALALP
- the cry-dash gene encoding cryptochrome DASH produces the protein MSASRTVICLLRNDLRLHDNEVFHWAQRNAEHIIPLYCFDPRHYQGTHHFNFPKTGPFRLHFLLDSVKDLRATLKKRGSTLVVRKGKPEEVVGDLIKQLDSVTAVAFHEEVASEEKTVEKKLKDICCQYKVKVQTFWGSTLYHRDDLPFSHIGGLPDVYTQFRKVVEGQGRVRPVLSTPEQVKSLPLGLEEGPIPTFEGLGQTESAMDCRSAFPCRGGETEALARLKHYFWDTNAVATYKETRNGMIGVDYSTKFSPWLALGCISPRYIFEQIKQYEVERTANQSTYWVIFELLWRDYFKFVGLKYGNRIFHMNGLQDKHVSWKTDMTLFNAWKEGRTGVPFVDANMRELALTGFMSNRGRQNVASFLTKDLGLDWRLGAEWFEYLLVDHDVCSNYGNWLYSAGIGNDPRENRKFNMIKQGLDYDNNGDYVRQWVPELGGIKGGDVHTPWTLSNSALSHAKVSLNDTYPSPIVIAPEWSRHVNNKSSGPSSTKGRKGSSYTPRQHKDRGIDFYFSKKKSF